A part of Paenibacillus donghaensis genomic DNA contains:
- the uidA gene encoding beta-glucuronidase produces the protein MLYPIMTETRSLYDLNGVWNFKLDQGVGFDEKWFESKLTDTISMAVPSAYNDLGVSAEIRNHIGWVWYERELTLPRNIMNERLVLRFGSATHKAKVYINGTFVMEHSGGFLPFETVINDFIHTGKNRLTVAINNIVDYTTLPIGLYTETEVPGGKKKIKNQPNFDFFNFAGLQRPVKIYSTPQTFVQDVTVVTDYNGDTGLGLIRYSIDINGEADVCVTVLDEEGNALVSGTEVSGKLGIPHVKLWQPLNAYLYTLKIELLQSGQAIDVYEQPFGVRTVEVKDGQFLINNKPFYFKGYGKHEDTPFHGRGLDEAANIMDFNLMKWTGANSFRTAHYPYAEEVMRLADREGFVVIDETPAVGLDLNFLVMLTGIAKKDTWKEVQTFEHHQQVISELINRDKNHPCVVMWNVANEPASYEDGAYEYFKPLIEQIREEDPQNRPVTLVTHIEASPANDKISELIDVLAFNRYYGWYVDGGDLESAKGKLRVELEAWSKRCPGKPMMMTEYGTDTVAGLHDVEPTMFTEEYQVEFYRANHEIFDEFTDFVGEQVWNFADFATSQGIIRVQGNKKGIFTRERKPKAAAHELRKRWTAIPDFGYKKK, from the coding sequence GTGCTGTATCCAATTATGACTGAAACCCGCAGTTTATATGATCTTAACGGAGTATGGAATTTCAAGCTGGATCAAGGTGTAGGATTTGACGAGAAATGGTTTGAATCCAAGTTAACAGATACAATCTCCATGGCGGTTCCTTCTGCCTATAATGATCTTGGCGTCAGTGCAGAGATCCGCAATCATATCGGCTGGGTGTGGTACGAGAGAGAACTGACCCTTCCACGGAATATCATGAACGAGCGCCTTGTACTTAGATTCGGTTCCGCAACACATAAAGCAAAAGTATACATTAATGGAACATTTGTTATGGAGCATTCAGGTGGTTTCCTTCCATTTGAAACCGTAATCAATGACTTTATTCACACTGGGAAGAATCGTTTGACTGTTGCAATCAACAATATTGTGGATTACACGACATTGCCTATAGGTCTTTACACTGAGACTGAAGTTCCCGGCGGGAAGAAAAAGATTAAAAATCAACCGAACTTTGATTTTTTTAACTTTGCAGGTTTGCAGCGGCCGGTCAAAATCTACTCCACGCCCCAAACCTTCGTGCAGGACGTTACAGTCGTAACCGATTACAACGGAGACACTGGCCTGGGCTTGATCCGTTATAGCATTGACATTAACGGAGAAGCCGATGTGTGTGTCACTGTGCTGGATGAAGAAGGAAATGCCCTTGTTTCCGGTACAGAAGTATCTGGCAAACTCGGTATTCCACATGTTAAACTTTGGCAGCCATTGAATGCTTATTTGTATACGTTAAAGATTGAACTTCTGCAATCTGGTCAAGCTATAGATGTATACGAGCAGCCGTTCGGCGTGCGGACGGTCGAAGTGAAGGATGGCCAGTTCCTAATCAACAACAAACCGTTTTACTTCAAGGGTTACGGCAAACATGAAGATACTCCTTTTCATGGTAGAGGCCTGGATGAAGCAGCAAACATCATGGATTTCAATCTGATGAAATGGACCGGAGCCAACTCCTTCCGTACCGCGCATTATCCTTATGCAGAAGAAGTGATGCGCCTTGCTGACCGTGAAGGCTTTGTCGTCATCGATGAAACTCCAGCTGTGGGTCTAGATCTCAATTTCCTGGTCATGTTGACCGGCATTGCCAAAAAGGATACTTGGAAAGAAGTACAAACCTTTGAGCATCACCAGCAGGTCATTAGCGAACTGATTAATCGGGATAAGAACCATCCGTGTGTAGTGATGTGGAATGTGGCCAATGAACCGGCTTCCTATGAGGATGGAGCTTATGAATACTTTAAGCCGCTGATTGAGCAAATACGCGAAGAAGATCCGCAGAATCGTCCGGTTACCCTGGTGACGCATATTGAGGCCTCGCCTGCAAACGATAAAATATCCGAACTAATCGATGTGCTTGCCTTCAACCGTTATTATGGCTGGTATGTGGACGGGGGAGATCTTGAATCGGCCAAAGGCAAGTTGCGGGTTGAACTTGAAGCTTGGAGCAAGCGTTGTCCGGGCAAACCGATGATGATGACCGAATATGGAACAGATACCGTAGCCGGACTTCATGATGTGGAGCCGACTATGTTCACGGAAGAATATCAGGTGGAGTTCTACAGAGCAAATCACGAGATTTTCGACGAGTTTACGGATTTTGTGGGCGAACAGGTTTGGAATTTCGCAGACTTTGCTACGAGCCAGGGAATTATCCGTGTACAGGGTAACAAAAAAGGGATCTTCACCCGGGAACGAAAGCCTAAAGCCGCGGCTCATGAACTGCGCAAAAGATGGACGGCTATACCGGATTTCGGGTACAAGAAGAAATAA